The sequence CGTAATCAACATATGTCTCATCACTAAAATATATTCCGTTCATAGAATGATAAAATTGTAGCGCATTGATTTTTGATATGTCACTTCTTTCAAAAATGTCATAAAACATCGATTGTTTAAATGTCACTCCATATTTGTCTCTATCAATCAACATAATGGCCGTCCATGGATTAATTGGGAAAAATATTTGTAAGCCAGGTGACTGGAGACCCAAAACTCCACGATTTTTAACATTACGCAGATAAGTATTGAGAAACACGACTGGAGCATCACTAAAAACAAATGGATAATCTGTTTGATTTCTTAATAGATATAGATCCAAATCCATAATTAATGGCACGCTCTCTAAAGCAATACCAATACCCCGCAAAGCTGACACCCAGTTGTCTTCCACTAATTCAACTTGTTCATCGTCAATATATCTGACTAAATCATCATCTCCTTCATGCTCAAGATAATCACGAAAACACCTTAGGAAGAGTGCCATGTTTGCTGGAGAAGTTTTGGCAATCTGGTGTGCTGTCCGAGCTCTTTGAAATAAAATAGCTTCGAAGAGCCAAGCCAGTTCTTGATCAGAAAAGAAGGGAGAACTACCATCCCAGGCAATCTGAAGTGCTGCGCATATTGCCTTACTGTAGTTAGCTTCAAGTGATGAAAATTGAGACTC comes from Gimesia sp. and encodes:
- a CDS encoding DUF4238 domain-containing protein, yielding MTEYANQHFVPQFYFKNFSNGSRQISLLLNECGRVINNAPIKGQCSKKNFYGSQEIESQFSSLEANYSKAICAALQIAWDGSSPFFSDQELAWLFEAILFQRARTAHQIAKTSPANMALFLRCFRDYLEHEGDDDLVRYIDDEQVELVEDNWVSALRGIGIALESVPLIMDLDLYLLRNQTDYPFVFSDAPVVFLNTYLRNVKNRGVLGLQSPGLQIFFPINPWTAIMLIDRDKYGVTFKQSMFYDIFERSDISKINALQFYHSMNGIYFSDETYVDYVTDLWRVHRSKMKFVRSQFHLRSDWLLDGQPTESNLYHCFEPQINYKLDLSFIQCEPIDEKQYHFSHRNPEIVAEHKQWLDEMDELENKSQKKITSSNE